Genomic DNA from Candidatus Koribacter versatilis Ellin345:
TTGAACTGACCGATCGGATTCGCGAAATGATTCTCGACAAGAAGCCGAGCTCGGAGATCCGCAAGGCGGCGCGCGAGGACGGCATGATTTTCCTGCGCGAGTCGGCGCTGGCGAAGCTGCGCGATGGGATCACGACGCTACGCGAAATCAATAAGGTCACGTTCATCGAGGCCTCGAGATAAGAATGTTGAAAGGGAACAATCAAGGCGGCCGTCCACTTCTGGCGTGCGAGATCACGCGCACCCAGGTGTTTGCGACGCGCTGGGCCGAAAAAACTACTGGCGTCGAGGTACTGCAAGTACGCACGATTCCGGGCGGTGTCTCTCCGAATTTGACGAGTCAGAACGTTTCGGACGCAGGCGCGCTTAAGAGCGTGGTGGCGGATGCGTTGCAGGCCAGCGGCGCCCGCACCAAGGACGTGACTCTCATCGTTCCTGACGCCGCCGTTCGCGTTGCGCTTCTCGATTTCGATACGCTTCCTGAAAAGAAGCAGGAAGCCGATGCGGTGGTGCGCTTTCGACTGAAGAAGTCATTGCCGTTCGAAGTAGACCGCGCAGCCATTTCCTACCACGCTCAGCCGAATGGCACGACATTGCGCGTGCTCGTGTGCGTGATGTTGAACTCGGTGCTGCACGAGTACGAGTCTGCAGTGCGCGACGCAGGATTTTTGCCGGGTGTCGTTCTGCCATCGACCCTGGCAGCGCTGGGCAATGTAAGTGTTGACGCTCCCACGATGGTCGTGAAAATCGCAGACGGGACCACGACGATCGCGATTCTCGATCAGGGACGCCTGCAGCTTTATCGAACTCTCGACCACGGCTCTCCCGACGTGGAGCCAGCCTCGTTGGCGCATGATATCTACCCGTCGGTCGTGTTCTTTCAAGACACCTACGGCGTACCGATCGAGAAGATCTACGTTTCCGGAGCGAATAACTTCGCTGCTGTGGCGCCGCATCTTGCGCAGGAGACAGCGGCGGAAATAGAAGAACTCGACAATCCCGTGTTCGCAGGACTGAATCCCGGCACATTGCCGAAGAGCATGCTTGCTGGCGTGCTGGGTTCAGGGCTGACGAAGACCAGGATCAACCTGGCGAGCGAGCCCTACGAGGACGCGAAGCTGTACCTGGCGCGCTTCGGGACAATTGCTGCAGCGCTCTTGCTGGTTGCGGTGGGGCTGTTGTGGTTCACGATTCACAGTGTTCGGCGCTCGAGCGACATCAATCGGAAGTTGTCTGCCGTGCGAGGGCAGATCGACACACTCGACCGGGAAAGGGTCCTGGCCGAGAAGATGCTCGCCCTGCCGCAGAACCATGGCACTGTGAATAAATCGGAGTTCTTGAACAGCGTCTTTGCGCGTAAGGCGTTTTCGTGGACGACGGTTTTCTCCGACATGGAGAAGATCATGCCGCCGGGGCTGCACGTGGTTTCGATCGCGCCGGAACTCGACGCGCAGAACCAATTGAAAGTACAGATTGTTGTGGCAGGTGAGAACCGAGACCGGGCGATCACACTGGTGCGAAATATGGAGCAGACGCCGCGGTTCCGCGATGTGATCCTGCGAAGCGACATACAAAATACGGTGCTAGGTGGCACTAGCGCTGAAGATCGCGATCCGATCCGTTTCGACATCGTTGCGCAGTATCTGCCTTCGGCGCCGAATCCGGCGCCACCAGCGAGCGGAGTCGCGTCGAAGGCAGAAGATGCGCCGTCCGCAGCGAGCGCAGAGCCTAAGGCTGCCGAGGCATCGGCAGGTCCGGCGCCAGCACAACCTGCTGCCCAGCCGAAGCCGCAGACCGTCGCCAGAAAGGCGGGAGCACAACGATGACAGTTCGTGAGATTCGCCGGGTAATGAATGTCGTCCTCGGTGCGTTGCTATTGGTGATCCTGGTGTGCGTCGGCATACTGCTCTCACCGCTGGCGAAATCCCGGTCGCAGCGTGAAGCCGATTTGCAGGAAATGCAGGCGCAGTTCAAGGACAAAGAGCGCGAACTCGGCCCGTCGCACGGGATCGACAATAAGATCGGCGCAGCGGCAGTCGATATCGGGAGCTTCTACAAGGACCGCCTCCCGGCGCAGTACTCGCAGATTGACACCGCCCTGGTGAAGGCTGGCCAGGATTCCGGAGTGCAACTGCAAGGCATCTCATTTAAGGCCGAGAAGAAGATGGTGGACGACCTGCAGAGGGTCGATATTCTTTTGACCATCTCCGGGCCGTATGTGAACGATGTAAAGTTCATCAACGCGGTGGAACGTAACAAGGTATTTTTCGTGATCAGCAGCGTCCAATTAGGTGGCAGCAGCAATGGCGTCCAGTTGCAGGTAAAGGCCGAGACCTATTTGAAGACGGGAGCGGCATAAGGTGAGAGTCGGCGCAGAAAGCAAGAAGAAGACGATTGTCGCGATCACGCTCTTTTCGCTGGCGCTGTTGGCGGTCGTCTATGAACTGTGGCCACCATCGCAACCAGCAGCAACACCGGCTACCACAGGTGCGGAGACGAAAGGGCACGTCAGCCCAGTCTTCTCGAAGCTCGATCCATCGTTGCGGCTGGATTTGTTGAAGGGCAGTGAAGAAGTGGCGTACAGCGGATCGGGGCGCGATATTTTCCATTCGGCAGCGGCACCGGATATTCCGAAACCAGACGATCCGATCAGAGGCCGGGATGAAACTAAGGCGACTCCGCCACCGCCCGCTGTGCACCAGAATCCTCCGATCCCTTTGAAGTTCTATGGTTTCGCCAGCAGCAACAACAAGAAGCAGATTTTTCTCGCGCAGGGTGAAGACGTTTTCGTCGCCAAGGAAGGCGATATCGTGAAGGGCCGCTATAAGGTCCTGCGCGTTGGCGATAAGAACGTTGAGATCCAGGATGTGCTGCAGAACTATTCGCAGCAGATTCCACTGACGCTGCCGAATTCGTAGTATGCCGAGTGAATTGCACAATTCGGAACAAGGGCTGAAGCGCCGCTCGTTCCGTGCCGAGAGCGGCTACATGCTGCTCATCCTGATGTTCTTTGTTGCCCTGCTCACTTTCAGCTTGATGGCAGTGCTGCCGAAGGTGGTGCAGCAGGTGAAGCGCGACCGCGAAGAAGAGATGATCCATCGCGGCACCGAGTACGCACGGGCGGTCAAGAAGTTCTACAAGAAGTTCAATCGCTACCCGAATTCCCTGCAAGATCTCGAGAACACCAACAACCTTCGGTTCATCCGGCGCCGCTACAAAGACCCGATGACGAAGGACGGAAACTGGCGGCTCCTGCATATCACGGATGTCCAACAGGGAGTTGCGAATCCGAACTTTGGGGTGAGCCAGGCGTCGAACTTCAATCCCTTGGGCGGCGGCCCCGGAAGCCAGAATCCGACGGGAATCGCGCAGGTTCGTCCGGGAGCACAGGGCGGCGACACGAGCGGCAATGCACAGGACCAACCGACGGTCGGCGTGGCCCCTGACGGGTCGCAAGGGCAAAATCCGCCGGGCGGCACAGCGACTACCGGTTCAACCACCGATCCGGGCCAGTCTGGCCAAGCGCTGCAGAACCCCGGTCTCGGCGGGCAGCCCGGGCAGACCTACGGTGCCGGCGGCATTGTCGGCGTTGCGAGCATGAGCAAAGGCAAGAGCATCCGCGAGTTCAACAACAAGTCGAACTACAACAAGTGGATGTTTATCTACGATCCCACGCAAGACCGCGGCATGCTGCTGAAGGGGCCCTACAATCCTCAGGCGTTTATCGGTGGATCGAATGTCGGCGGTACTGCACCTGGAGCCATGTCGCCGAATGGAATGTCGCCGATAGGCACGCAGCAACCGACGCAGCAGAACGGGCCGGGCAATCAAATGCCGCCGGACCAGAACGCGCCGCCACAGTAAACTCAAAACGGTGAGAGTAAGAAAAACCCCGTCCGCAGACGGGGTTCTCATTTGAAACTGATTTCGGGTTACACGCTGAAGGAGGAGCCGCAGCCGCAGGTGCTCTTCACGTTCGGGTTTTCGAACTTGAAGCCGGCGCCTTCGAGTGTCTCGACGTAGTCAACAACGGCGCCGTTCAGGTAGACAACCGAGGTTGCGTCAATGTAGACCTTCAGGCCGTCGAATTCGTAGACCTTGTCCATGAGACCGGCGCTGGTCTCGAAGTTCATCGAGTAGGAGAAGCCGGAGCATCCGCCGCCGACCACACCCACGCGCAATCCCGCAGGAACGGGGTTCTGCTGGGACATGATCTCCTTTACCTTCGCAACGGCGTTCGGCGTCAGGTTGAGAGGTGCGCTCTTCGTCGGGGTCGTGGTGTTCGGGGTAGCAGTGGTTGCCATTGTTGCCATTCTCCTCGGGTGGTCTGCTTGATTATACCAAACCGGGCCAAATCGCCCGGAAATCCGCAGAAACTCAATATTTAGATGGACAAGCTGCGGGAGAGTCGCAGAAATTTTTGGCCCAAAACGGTCCCACCTCCGTGTGGGAACTCTGAAATAAATGAGCGTCGCCAACTCTGGACTGGGCATATAATCCCCAACCGATGGCCCCCCTACGAGCCGCGCAGGGGAGGTGGGGAAGCTTCAGCAACTTCGAATTGGGGTTGCAGGAAGCTCCGGGGGAACAGCACCCGGGCGCGACCCAGTTCGAGGGACCGGAACGATCCTAGAGGTGTTTCATGTCAACCATGATGATCCTGCTGATCGCCTGGGCCGGTTTGACGACGATCCTTGTCCTGCTGCTAATCTACCGCAGCACGCTCACACTACACGAGGACGACCAAATCTTTTTGAGCGATTCCGATGCCCACCTGCAGAGAGAGCAGGAAGAGCTTTCCGTGAAGGTGAATCGCCTGACTCCTTTCGTCCGGCTGCTTGGTGCGGCCTCGACGTTACTCATTTTGTTTATCGCCGGCTTGGCGTTGTATCAGCAGTTGAACAAGACGGGGTTGGAGTAGGCTTCGGGTTCCACGTCCCGAATCCGGTTTGAACTCGGCCCGTGATTGCGCAAGCAACTCTCACCTGGTGAGAGCGTGCGGATGCTCGGAAGGACGATTGCTCTCCGCGACAGCCGCGGATTGACGCGGTCTTCGTCCAGCATTGCAAGAACGGAGCGTGCCAGCGATGGCGCGCCTCCTGCTCCCGTTGACGACGCACGCGGAGCACTTGAGCTTGCGCATCACGGGCCTCGTCTGTCTAGCGAAGCCGCGCGTTCTCCGCGTGCTCGATCTGCACCAGAGCCACCCATTCCCCGCGGCGATGGGACTGGTACACAATGCGTCCGCCGACCATGCGCGCTGCCACTTCGGGCGAGATGTCGATGTGGTAATCGAAGAACCGCTTCTGCATGCCCTCCCAGTAGGCTGAATGAATAAGCAGGTGTGGAGGCTCATATTTCGTTGAGAAGAGATAGACCCAGTCGTACTGGCCTTGCGCAGCGGCGGCGAGCGTCATCTGCGCCGCGGTGAAGTTCTCGATGCGGACGACAGGGATGGGCTCTTTCAGGTATCCAAGAAACGGCCGTGAGATTTCGTCAGAGGCAGGCCATGCCGTCAGGACATGTGCGCCGTGTGCGTGCTGCGAGAGATACGTTGCAGCGCCACGATGCAGGAGGATGTAGTCGCGATAGGTGAGATTGTCTTCCGGCGCGAAGCGGTACGGCGGATTGAACACCAGGCCTGCCAGAAACGACGCAACGACGACCGCGGTTGCGACCGGCCACCAGCGCAAGCGTCGATAGAGCGTGCTCACGCAGACCAGCACAATCAGCGGATAGACCGGCAACATGTAGCGTGCGAGCACCGCGCCGCCTGCAATCGCAAGCGACACCACGTGTGCGGCGATTACCGCGTACAGAACCATCTGCACGGGGAGTGCGATACGGCGTCGTGCGGCCGTGCCATCCACCACGGCGGGTTCGAGCATTGCAGCCAACGTGAGCAGCGTGAGCACGAACAGGTTCATATAGCCGAGCGTGTGCCACAAACGGAGCACGATGGCGAGGACGATGCGGAGTGGAGTGAGCGTCGCGCCGACGTTATAGCTGTAGTAGTACGGATCGCCAGTGTAAAAGCCGGTGCGATGGTGCAGATACAGAAACCAAATCGCCAGCGGAACGAAGCTCAGCAGCAGCCGCACCGCGCGCTTCCAGTTTCGCGGACCGGTGCGCCATCTTGCCGGAGCGAATACCTCCCATGCGATGAGAACGCCGGGTGTAAGAATCGCCGTTTCTTTTGAAAGTCCCGCGAAGGCGAACATGATTACCGCACGAACATTGCGGCCTTCCAAGTAGAAGGCCACTCCCCAGATGGTGAATGCGGTCACCAGCATGTCGAGGTGGGCGAGAGAACTCTGCGCGAAGAAAACCGGAAACGCGGCAGTGCAGAGGACGGCGA
This window encodes:
- a CDS encoding HesB/IscA family protein, with the translated sequence MATMATTATPNTTTPTKSAPLNLTPNAVAKVKEIMSQQNPVPAGLRVGVVGGGCSGFSYSMNFETSAGLMDKVYEFDGLKVYIDATSVVYLNGAVVDYVETLEGAGFKFENPNVKSTCGCGSSFSV
- a CDS encoding type II secretion system protein, coding for MPSELHNSEQGLKRRSFRAESGYMLLILMFFVALLTFSLMAVLPKVVQQVKRDREEEMIHRGTEYARAVKKFYKKFNRYPNSLQDLENTNNLRFIRRRYKDPMTKDGNWRLLHITDVQQGVANPNFGVSQASNFNPLGGGPGSQNPTGIAQVRPGAQGGDTSGNAQDQPTVGVAPDGSQGQNPPGGTATTGSTTDPGQSGQALQNPGLGGQPGQTYGAGGIVGVASMSKGKSIREFNNKSNYNKWMFIYDPTQDRGMLLKGPYNPQAFIGGSNVGGTAPGAMSPNGMSPIGTQQPTQQNGPGNQMPPDQNAPPQ
- a CDS encoding PilN domain-containing protein codes for the protein MLKGNNQGGRPLLACEITRTQVFATRWAEKTTGVEVLQVRTIPGGVSPNLTSQNVSDAGALKSVVADALQASGARTKDVTLIVPDAAVRVALLDFDTLPEKKQEADAVVRFRLKKSLPFEVDRAAISYHAQPNGTTLRVLVCVMLNSVLHEYESAVRDAGFLPGVVLPSTLAALGNVSVDAPTMVVKIADGTTTIAILDQGRLQLYRTLDHGSPDVEPASLAHDIYPSVVFFQDTYGVPIEKIYVSGANNFAAVAPHLAQETAAEIEELDNPVFAGLNPGTLPKSMLAGVLGSGLTKTRINLASEPYEDAKLYLARFGTIAAALLLVAVGLLWFTIHSVRRSSDINRKLSAVRGQIDTLDRERVLAEKMLALPQNHGTVNKSEFLNSVFARKAFSWTTVFSDMEKIMPPGLHVVSIAPELDAQNQLKVQIVVAGENRDRAITLVRNMEQTPRFRDVILRSDIQNTVLGGTSAEDRDPIRFDIVAQYLPSAPNPAPPASGVASKAEDAPSAASAEPKAAEASAGPAPAQPAAQPKPQTVARKAGAQR
- a CDS encoding ArnT family glycosyltransferase, whose translation is MSSPPSNLDQPLQSPPSVREHLSAFSLIFVALFLSHGALLRLPYFWDEAGYYIPAARDLLITGDLIPHSTLSNAHPPLLAIYLATWWKLSGFTPAVTRIALLIVTSFSLLGLWRLASVVANRTVAVIAVLCTAAFPVFFAQSSLAHLDMLVTAFTIWGVAFYLEGRNVRAVIMFAFAGLSKETAILTPGVLIAWEVFAPARWRTGPRNWKRAVRLLLSFVPLAIWFLYLHHRTGFYTGDPYYYSYNVGATLTPLRIVLAIVLRLWHTLGYMNLFVLTLLTLAAMLEPAVVDGTAARRRIALPVQMVLYAVIAAHVVSLAIAGGAVLARYMLPVYPLIVLVCVSTLYRRLRWWPVATAVVVASFLAGLVFNPPYRFAPEDNLTYRDYILLHRGAATYLSQHAHGAHVLTAWPASDEISRPFLGYLKEPIPVVRIENFTAAQMTLAAAAQGQYDWVYLFSTKYEPPHLLIHSAYWEGMQKRFFDYHIDISPEVAARMVGGRIVYQSHRRGEWVALVQIEHAENARLR